From the Clostridiales bacterium FE2011 genome, one window contains:
- a CDS encoding hemolysin III family protein codes for MKKDSRKLNEPPKRSILEEVGNAVTHGVGALCAIAGLVLLILKSRTSTGLFCSIVYGFCLVMMFLMSCLYHSFRWGSTVKRVWRRFDYISIYLLIGGTFTPMWLLFWGGQLGTILCCVQWAIIITGIVFVAVFGPGRPKALHITLFIVLGWCGLIFLPRMLRENLPLFLFTLIGGVIYTVGIIPFAMKKKGAHFLWHFFVFFGAVIHWFGIYFFLY; via the coding sequence ATGAAAAAAGATTCCCGTAAGCTCAACGAGCCGCCGAAACGGTCTATCCTGGAAGAAGTCGGCAATGCTGTTACTCATGGTGTGGGTGCATTGTGTGCCATTGCCGGTCTGGTGTTGCTGATCCTGAAATCACGTACCTCCACAGGGCTGTTCTGCTCCATCGTCTATGGGTTCTGCCTGGTCATGATGTTCCTGATGAGCTGCCTGTACCATTCCTTCCGCTGGGGTTCCACGGTCAAACGTGTCTGGCGGCGGTTTGATTATATTTCCATCTATCTGCTCATCGGCGGCACCTTCACACCTATGTGGCTGCTTTTCTGGGGCGGTCAGCTGGGGACAATTCTCTGCTGCGTCCAGTGGGCAATAATTATCACCGGCATTGTCTTTGTTGCCGTCTTCGGTCCGGGGCGTCCCAAAGCGCTCCACATCACGCTGTTCATCGTGCTGGGCTGGTGTGGTCTGATTTTCCTGCCCCGTATGCTGCGGGAAAACCTGCCTCTGTTCCTCTTCACGCTCATCGGCGGCGTCATCTACACCGTAGGCATCATTCCCTTTGCAATGAAGAAGAAGGGAGCCCATTTCCTCTGGCACTTCTTCGTCTTCTTCGGCGCGGTAATTCACTGGTTCGGCATCTATTTCTTCCTGTATTGA
- a CDS encoding cytidylate kinase-like family protein codes for MKYQPIITVGRQYGSGGRYVAKLLAEKLDIPFYDKELLAEASRDSGICQELLESYDEKQGKNLLFSLISGAQTRGEPGTMYMDMPLNHKIFLAQFDTIRRLADEGPCVIVGRCADYVLRDHENVLNVFVKAKTEDRIQRVIKYNGADPVKAEEILRKADKQRASYYNYYATGTWGDVNNYDLCVDTGTLGIEGCVDLICKCVEIKKQMIEEKEKEW; via the coding sequence ATGAAGTATCAGCCGATCATCACCGTAGGGAGACAGTACGGATCCGGCGGCCGCTATGTGGCCAAACTGCTGGCCGAAAAGCTGGACATCCCTTTCTATGACAAGGAGCTTCTGGCGGAAGCATCCCGGGACAGCGGAATCTGTCAGGAACTGCTGGAAAGCTATGACGAGAAGCAGGGAAAGAACCTGCTTTTCTCCCTGATCAGCGGCGCGCAGACCCGGGGCGAACCGGGAACCATGTATATGGATATGCCGCTGAATCATAAAATCTTTCTGGCTCAGTTTGATACGATCCGCAGGCTTGCGGATGAAGGCCCCTGCGTTATCGTTGGACGCTGCGCGGACTATGTGCTGCGGGATCATGAAAACGTGCTGAACGTCTTTGTGAAGGCAAAGACAGAGGACCGGATTCAGCGGGTGATCAAGTATAACGGCGCGGATCCTGTGAAGGCAGAGGAAATCCTGCGCAAGGCGGACAAGCAGCGCGCCTCCTATTATAACTACTACGCCACGGGCACCTGGGGCGACGTGAACAACTATGACCTGTGTGTGGATACCGGAACACTGGGTATCGAAGGATGCGTTGACCTGATCTGCAAGTGCGTGGAAATCAAGAAACAAATGATCGAGGAAAAAGAAAAAGAATGGTAA
- a CDS encoding MMPL family transporter — protein sequence MKKVASFLVEKRKILLCLFLVLAAVSLPLMGQVRINYDLTKYLSAESRMKQGMQLMEHEFGPSDSSQLRVMIPDLSDSEKEETLHDLSALDADAQVTWEPGNRYNHNGYTLYEITTEYDSHSKEAAALFRAVHDLYDSRAVATGGTIHEANVPMLPLYVMVIAVGLVLVLLLLMCNSWFEPVIFMVNIGIAVAINLGTNILLPGISEYTNSIVGILQLVLSMDYSIILLNRYTQEKEKCADNPSAMKAAITAAFPAVAGSSLTTFAGLLCLGFMSFKLGADMGFALAKSVIVSLICIFTVLPSLILISDKWIVKTRKKALHIPFAGCSRFEYRRRIILLLVFLVLFAGAFILKNNTQILYMLQMNNAVEAEFAEQHSLVLLYESKDKDRITEVLAPLEQDEHVTNVTAYCNTLGKAYRADEITALFSGENAPDASLIKLVYMDKFSNLEDKSAMSLFMASRTAYDDSWTMTPEELIAWLQDHVLDDSRFAAMIKDDTRQMIMDAGETIRESAAKLEGEHYGRVILTTVYPEDSDETRAFLDSFAERCDNLLEGETWLIGTSVMNQEMSRTFDAEMNRITLISALAIFIVVALTFRSLVVPLILVLTVQCGIYLTMTFIGLSGGAMYYLAILMVQCILMGATVDYAILYTSYYREQRLTADRQSSILGAYNGSLHTILTSASIMIVAAGILGYVFANPAIGEICLTISRGAISATLLILFVLPGVLAALDRFIISKKR from the coding sequence ATGAAAAAAGTGGCGTCTTTTCTGGTGGAGAAGCGAAAGATCCTTCTTTGCCTCTTTCTGGTGCTGGCGGCAGTGTCCCTTCCGCTCATGGGACAGGTCCGGATCAATTATGATCTGACAAAATACCTTTCAGCGGAATCCCGGATGAAACAGGGTATGCAGCTGATGGAGCATGAATTCGGCCCCTCAGATTCGTCACAGCTTCGGGTAATGATTCCGGATCTTTCAGATTCGGAAAAAGAAGAGACCCTGCATGATCTTTCTGCCCTGGATGCTGATGCCCAGGTAACCTGGGAGCCCGGGAACAGGTATAACCATAACGGATATACGCTGTATGAAATCACAACGGAATATGACAGTCACTCAAAGGAAGCAGCCGCTCTCTTCAGGGCCGTACATGATCTTTATGACAGCCGTGCTGTCGCCACAGGCGGAACCATTCACGAGGCCAACGTTCCCATGCTGCCGCTGTATGTCATGGTCATTGCGGTCGGCCTGGTGCTTGTGCTTCTGCTGCTGATGTGCAATTCCTGGTTTGAACCGGTCATCTTCATGGTGAACATCGGTATCGCTGTTGCCATCAATCTTGGAACCAATATACTTCTTCCGGGTATTTCCGAGTATACCAACTCCATCGTAGGCATTCTGCAGCTGGTTCTTTCCATGGATTACTCCATCATCCTGCTGAACCGCTATACCCAGGAAAAAGAGAAATGCGCAGATAATCCTTCCGCCATGAAGGCGGCTATTACCGCCGCCTTCCCGGCTGTCGCCGGCAGTTCCCTGACCACCTTCGCCGGTCTGCTCTGCCTGGGCTTCATGAGCTTTAAACTTGGTGCGGATATGGGCTTTGCGCTGGCCAAGAGCGTTATTGTCAGCCTGATCTGTATCTTTACTGTCCTGCCCTCCCTGATTCTTATCAGTGACAAATGGATCGTAAAAACCCGTAAAAAAGCCCTGCATATTCCGTTTGCCGGCTGCTCCCGTTTTGAGTACCGTCGCAGGATTATTCTGCTCCTTGTATTCCTGGTTCTGTTTGCCGGAGCCTTTATCCTGAAAAACAACACTCAAATCCTGTATATGCTGCAAATGAACAACGCAGTGGAAGCAGAGTTTGCCGAACAGCATTCCCTTGTGCTGCTCTATGAATCAAAGGACAAAGACAGGATTACGGAAGTCCTGGCACCCCTGGAGCAGGATGAGCATGTGACGAACGTCACCGCGTACTGCAATACCCTGGGGAAAGCATACCGGGCGGATGAAATCACCGCGCTTTTCAGCGGAGAAAACGCTCCTGATGCTTCCTTGATCAAGCTTGTATATATGGATAAGTTCTCGAATCTTGAGGATAAGTCTGCCATGTCCCTGTTCATGGCTTCCCGGACAGCCTATGACGATTCCTGGACCATGACCCCGGAAGAACTGATCGCCTGGCTGCAGGATCATGTCCTGGATGATTCCCGTTTCGCAGCCATGATCAAAGACGATACCCGCCAAATGATTATGGACGCCGGTGAAACAATCCGTGAAAGCGCGGCAAAGCTGGAAGGTGAACATTATGGCCGCGTCATCCTGACGACGGTCTATCCGGAGGATTCAGACGAGACCCGCGCCTTCCTTGATTCCTTTGCGGAAAGATGTGATAACCTGCTCGAGGGTGAAACCTGGCTGATCGGAACCTCGGTGATGAATCAGGAAATGTCCCGTACCTTTGATGCGGAGATGAACCGTATAACCCTGATTTCCGCCCTGGCGATCTTCATCGTTGTCGCCCTGACCTTCCGTTCCCTGGTTGTTCCCCTGATCCTGGTTCTGACTGTCCAGTGCGGCATCTATCTGACCATGACCTTCATCGGTCTCAGCGGCGGCGCCATGTATTACCTGGCCATTCTCATGGTGCAGTGCATCCTGATGGGCGCCACCGTGGATTATGCCATCCTCTATACTTCCTATTACCGCGAGCAGCGGCTCACGGCGGATCGTCAGTCTTCTATTCTCGGAGCTTATAACGGTTCCCTGCACACGATCCTGACTTCTGCTTCCATCATGATCGTCGCCGCCGGCATCCTGGGATATGTGTTCGCCAATCCTGCCATCGGCGAAATCTGCCTCACTATCTCCCGCGGCGCCATTTCCGCCACCCTGCTGATCCTTTTCGTCCTTCCCGGTGTCCTCGCCGCCCTGGACCGCTTCATCATCTCCAAAAAGCGGTAA
- a CDS encoding DNA methylase: MFIAIDLKSFYASVECAARNLDALSTNLVVADATRTEKTICLAVTPSLKAYGIAGRARLFEVVQRVKEINAERLRNAIRLGKAVRSPDGKYGFSGKSADARELAADPSLQLDYIVAPPRMRLYEQVSTKVFSIYMKYISDEDIHVYSVDECFMDVTGYLKTYDMTAHELAMTMIRDVLYNTGITATAGIGTNMYLAKIAMDIVAKRVPADQDGVRIAELDEMRYRELLWCHQPLRDFWRIGFGLARRLEKLGCYTMGDIARLSLTHEDLLYKAFGINAELIIDHAWGWEPTRISDIKSYRPVSNSLSSGQVLSEACDAKKGRLLVREMTDLLTLDLVKKGLVTRKIELTVCYDQASIVIAQQGRSLPESIFRIASTGEIYNGPISADPYGRIIPKYAHGTGNLDRWTSSTRRISDAMMELYDRIIHPDLLVRRIYVVAVGLIREEDIPEEGPLQLDLFTDYEALTRQKEEEAAADAKEKRLQEAALDIQERFGKSAMIKGMNLEEGAMTIKRNGQVGGHRA, translated from the coding sequence ATGTTTATTGCCATTGATCTCAAAAGCTTTTATGCTTCCGTGGAATGTGCCGCACGGAATCTGGACGCATTGTCCACAAACCTCGTTGTGGCAGATGCCACCCGCACGGAGAAGACGATCTGCCTGGCCGTCACCCCCAGCCTCAAGGCCTATGGCATTGCCGGCCGTGCACGTCTGTTCGAAGTCGTTCAGCGTGTAAAAGAAATCAACGCTGAGCGTCTTCGCAATGCCATCCGTCTGGGTAAAGCGGTACGCAGTCCGGACGGAAAATACGGTTTTTCCGGCAAGTCCGCTGACGCCCGGGAGCTGGCGGCGGATCCTTCCCTGCAGCTGGACTACATCGTTGCCCCGCCGCGCATGAGGCTCTATGAGCAAGTCAGTACCAAAGTCTTTTCCATCTACATGAAATATATCAGCGATGAAGACATCCACGTTTATTCCGTGGATGAATGCTTCATGGATGTCACCGGTTATCTGAAAACTTATGATATGACAGCTCATGAGCTGGCCATGACCATGATCCGGGATGTGCTTTACAACACCGGCATCACTGCCACGGCCGGCATCGGTACCAACATGTACCTGGCCAAGATCGCCATGGATATCGTAGCCAAGCGGGTTCCGGCAGATCAGGACGGTGTCCGTATCGCGGAGCTGGACGAGATGCGCTACCGGGAACTGCTCTGGTGCCACCAGCCCCTGAGGGATTTCTGGCGCATTGGTTTCGGTCTCGCCCGCCGCCTGGAAAAGCTTGGCTGCTACACCATGGGAGATATCGCCCGCCTGAGCCTGACGCATGAGGATCTGCTTTATAAGGCCTTTGGCATCAATGCTGAGCTGATTATTGATCATGCCTGGGGCTGGGAGCCGACCCGGATTTCGGATATCAAATCCTACCGGCCGGTCTCCAACAGTCTCAGCAGTGGCCAGGTACTGTCTGAAGCCTGCGACGCGAAGAAGGGTCGTCTGCTCGTCCGGGAAATGACGGATCTGCTGACCCTGGATCTGGTGAAAAAGGGCCTGGTCACCCGGAAGATTGAGCTCACCGTCTGCTATGATCAGGCGAGTATTGTCATCGCCCAGCAGGGACGTTCCCTGCCGGAATCGATCTTCCGCATTGCTTCCACCGGTGAAATCTATAACGGTCCCATTTCGGCCGATCCATACGGTCGGATCATCCCGAAGTATGCCCATGGCACCGGCAATCTGGACCGCTGGACAAGCAGCACCCGGCGCATCTCAGACGCGATGATGGAACTGTATGACAGGATTATTCACCCCGATCTGCTGGTCCGCCGGATCTATGTGGTTGCCGTCGGCCTGATCCGGGAGGAAGATATCCCGGAGGAAGGTCCCCTGCAACTGGATCTCTTCACGGATTATGAAGCCCTCACCCGGCAGAAGGAAGAGGAAGCCGCCGCAGACGCAAAGGAAAAACGCCTGCAGGAAGCCGCCCTGGATATCCAGGAACGCTTCGGCAAAAGCGCCATGATCAAGGGCATGAATCTGGAAGAAGGCGCCATGACCATCAAACGCAACGGCCAGGTCGGCGGCCACCGTGCCTAA
- a CDS encoding TetR/AcrR family transcriptional regulator, which produces MEKKEDRRVTMTRRMLKEALTELLRETDIYHVSIRELCQRADINRTTFYKYYGSQFDLLTDMENDLLVFLSNTIREYADDPVKIIETACEYMENHLEFGRLIINNNVDPLFPQKLFSLPELRETVLTRCSGQEDGPMQEYLFHFITYGAYRIISMWVNKEQREPPAEIAHLLMRLIQLE; this is translated from the coding sequence ATGGAGAAGAAAGAAGACCGCCGGGTGACAATGACCAGGCGGATGCTGAAAGAGGCGCTGACGGAGTTGCTGCGCGAGACAGATATCTATCATGTTTCCATCCGGGAGCTTTGCCAGCGGGCAGATATTAACCGCACTACCTTCTATAAATACTATGGAAGCCAGTTTGATCTCCTGACCGACATGGAGAATGACCTGCTGGTATTCCTTTCCAATACTATCCGGGAATATGCGGATGATCCGGTAAAGATCATTGAAACGGCCTGCGAGTATATGGAAAACCACCTGGAATTCGGACGGCTGATTATCAATAACAATGTGGACCCGCTGTTTCCCCAGAAACTTTTTTCCCTCCCGGAACTGAGGGAAACCGTACTGACACGGTGCAGCGGACAGGAAGACGGACCGATGCAGGAATACCTGTTTCACTTTATCACCTACGGTGCATACCGAATCATCTCCATGTGGGTTAACAAAGAACAACGGGAGCCTCCGGCGGAGATTGCACATTTGCTGATGAGATTGATACAGCTGGAATAA
- the guaB gene encoding IMP dehydrogenase → MLQDKIREGLTFDDVLLVPAKSEVLPRDVDLSIQLAKNIKLNIPMLSAAMDTVTDSRMAIAMAREGGLGIIHKNMTIEEQAAQVDKVKRSEHGVITDPFYLSPENLISDAEELMSRYRISGVPITREGKLVGILTNRDLRFETDYSRPIGEVMTSENLITAPEGTTLEEAKKILASHRIEKLPIVDKDGMLRGLITIKDIEKTSKYPNSAKDENGRLLCGAAVGVTNDVFERIDALLAAKVDVINIDTAHGHSLGVLKQVEKIRNKYPDITLFAGNVATAAATHDLISAGVDCVKVGIGPGSICTTRVVAGIGVPQITAISDCAEEADKYGVRVIADGGIKYSGDIAKALAAGGSCVMLGSLLAGTEESPGAMEIYQGRSFKVYRGMGSLAAMSVGSKDRYFQEGQKKLVPEGVEGRVPYKGTLADTIFQMVGGLRAGMGYCGAKTIDDLRKNSQFIKITGAGLAESHPHDISITKEAPNYSRSN, encoded by the coding sequence ATGCTGCAGGATAAAATCAGGGAAGGATTGACTTTTGACGACGTACTGCTTGTACCGGCGAAGAGCGAAGTGCTGCCCCGGGATGTGGACCTTTCCATCCAGCTGGCGAAGAACATTAAACTGAATATTCCGATGCTGAGCGCCGCCATGGATACCGTGACGGACAGCCGCATGGCTATTGCGATGGCTCGGGAAGGCGGTCTGGGAATCATCCATAAGAACATGACGATTGAGGAACAGGCAGCCCAGGTTGACAAGGTCAAACGCAGTGAACACGGAGTTATCACAGATCCCTTTTATCTGAGTCCCGAGAACCTGATCTCTGACGCGGAAGAGCTGATGAGCCGTTACCGGATCAGCGGCGTTCCGATTACCCGCGAGGGTAAACTGGTCGGCATCCTGACGAACCGGGATCTCCGGTTTGAAACAGATTACAGCCGTCCCATCGGCGAGGTGATGACCAGCGAGAACCTGATCACCGCTCCCGAAGGCACAACCCTGGAAGAAGCGAAAAAGATCCTGGCCTCCCACCGGATCGAGAAGCTCCCGATCGTGGACAAGGACGGCATGCTGCGCGGCCTGATCACGATCAAGGACATTGAGAAGACAAGCAAATATCCCAACAGCGCCAAGGACGAGAACGGCCGGCTGCTGTGCGGCGCCGCAGTGGGCGTGACGAACGATGTGTTCGAACGGATCGATGCCCTGCTGGCTGCCAAGGTTGACGTTATCAATATCGATACTGCCCACGGCCACAGCCTGGGTGTGCTGAAGCAGGTGGAAAAGATCCGCAACAAGTATCCGGATATCACCCTGTTTGCCGGTAACGTAGCAACGGCTGCTGCTACCCACGACCTGATCTCCGCCGGCGTGGACTGCGTGAAGGTTGGTATCGGTCCCGGTTCCATCTGTACCACCCGCGTGGTTGCCGGTATCGGCGTACCGCAGATCACAGCCATTTCCGACTGTGCTGAGGAAGCAGACAAATACGGCGTACGCGTAATCGCAGACGGCGGCATCAAATACTCCGGCGATATCGCCAAGGCCCTGGCGGCGGGCGGAAGCTGCGTCATGCTGGGCAGCCTGCTGGCCGGTACCGAGGAGAGCCCCGGAGCTATGGAAATCTATCAGGGCCGTTCCTTCAAAGTTTATCGCGGCATGGGCAGCCTGGCAGCTATGTCTGTCGGCTCCAAGGACCGTTATTTCCAGGAAGGCCAGAAGAAGCTGGTTCCCGAAGGCGTCGAAGGACGCGTACCTTACAAGGGAACACTGGCAGATACCATCTTCCAGATGGTTGGCGGCCTGCGCGCCGGTATGGGATACTGCGGAGCCAAGACCATTGATGACCTGCGGAAGAACAGCCAGTTCATCAAGATCACCGGCGCCGGCCTGGCCGAGAGCCACCCGCATGATATCTCCATCACGAAGGAAGCACCCAACTATTCCCGTTCAAATTAA
- a CDS encoding leucine-rich repeat domain-containing protein, whose translation MKKLLTLILAIVLICSGMISVSQANEQGWYEYILKKDGTIEISQVREDCTDQVIPSELDGKTVTSIGNGAFYGCQKLKTVVIPEGVTSIGKDAFNYCYNLTSITLPGSVESIGEGLLAGSYRFKEIHFPKEHPTFAFSNSALIRKSDMTVIRVAETKAQEYELPWGVKKIACSAFEGNKVKSVIIPDSVTTIDASAFADCSNLTYVYIPGSVTKIGVQAFRGCTKLKSVRIPNSVTQISDGAFDWCHSLETIEVDPDHPVYAFGNGALIVKETREMVYCAGATKGTYEIPGGIERIGQMAFHGNKNLREVIVPDSVTTIGPYAFCDCKNLTKARLPEGLKVIGSNMFSYSDKLKEVYIPSTVTDIESYAFERCKSLKKIVLPEGVKNIGRYAFAECTGLTSIEIPSTVNIIESTSFDGCKNLACTVKEGSYAKEYCEKNNIKYIVAE comes from the coding sequence ATGAAGAAACTGCTCACCTTAATCCTGGCAATCGTACTGATATGCAGCGGAATGATTTCTGTTTCGCAGGCAAACGAACAGGGATGGTACGAATACATACTTAAGAAGGATGGAACCATCGAGATTTCACAAGTCAGGGAGGACTGTACGGATCAGGTTATTCCCTCTGAACTTGACGGCAAGACTGTAACATCGATTGGAAATGGAGCATTCTATGGATGCCAAAAGCTGAAGACCGTTGTTATTCCAGAGGGAGTAACCTCCATCGGAAAAGACGCTTTTAACTACTGCTACAATTTGACGTCCATTACGCTGCCGGGCAGCGTGGAATCTATCGGAGAAGGATTGCTTGCAGGAAGCTACAGATTCAAGGAGATTCATTTCCCCAAAGAGCATCCGACATTTGCTTTCAGCAACAGCGCACTAATCAGGAAGAGTGATATGACGGTGATTCGCGTTGCGGAAACAAAGGCTCAGGAGTATGAGCTTCCCTGGGGTGTGAAAAAAATAGCATGCAGCGCATTTGAAGGGAATAAAGTAAAGTCGGTTATTATCCCGGACAGCGTTACCACGATTGACGCAAGTGCGTTTGCCGATTGCTCAAACCTGACCTACGTCTATATCCCCGGCAGTGTTACCAAGATCGGTGTACAGGCATTCCGCGGCTGCACAAAATTGAAGTCTGTCAGGATTCCAAACAGTGTGACGCAGATCAGCGATGGCGCGTTTGACTGGTGCCACAGCCTGGAAACCATAGAGGTCGATCCGGATCATCCGGTATATGCTTTCGGAAACGGAGCACTGATTGTCAAAGAAACGCGGGAAATGGTTTACTGTGCAGGCGCAACGAAAGGGACTTATGAAATACCGGGTGGCATTGAAAGAATAGGGCAGATGGCGTTCCACGGAAACAAAAACCTGCGGGAAGTCATTGTTCCGGATAGCGTGACAACTATCGGCCCATATGCATTCTGTGACTGCAAAAACCTGACGAAAGCCCGGCTTCCTGAAGGTTTAAAAGTAATTGGTTCCAATATGTTTAGTTACAGTGACAAGCTGAAGGAAGTCTACATCCCCAGCACTGTGACAGATATCGAATCCTATGCTTTCGAAAGGTGCAAAAGCCTGAAAAAGATTGTTCTTCCGGAAGGCGTCAAAAATATCGGCCGATATGCTTTTGCTGAATGTACAGGCCTGACCAGTATTGAGATTCCGTCTACTGTTAACATCATAGAATCAACATCATTCGACGGATGCAAGAACCTGGCCTGCACGGTTAAGGAAGGTTCCTACGCAAAAGAGTACTGCGAAAAAAACAATATCAAATACATTGTTGCGGAATAA
- a CDS encoding helix-turn-helix transcriptional regulator has protein sequence MKEWTESVQRMIDWIEAHPDQNKVLENLSDEIGYSPWYCSVLFHDATGMTLKSYVSGRRLARAAEEIRDTGDRILDIAVKYGYSSQEVLSRQFREQFGCTPAAYRRKPVPIPLQTHKHVLFPDYDEKRIRTMEESRLAVRVEHIPAHKYLGIWEEKTDNYCDFWKYHDCDTVTGFVTSMDKMAHPIVTAHTAGWKWIDGKRIYFYGTGVPEDYDGPIPEGFELREIPASDYLVFSYPVFDYMTENVEVMGAVEKLAWNFDPTTKGYVWNEGECPDYQRHYPEGLGYQVLRPVTKQS, from the coding sequence ATGAAAGAATGGACTGAATCGGTTCAGCGGATGATCGACTGGATCGAGGCGCATCCGGATCAGAACAAGGTACTGGAGAACCTGTCTGACGAGATTGGCTATTCTCCCTGGTACTGTTCCGTTTTGTTCCATGACGCGACAGGGATGACCCTGAAATCATACGTGTCCGGCAGGCGCCTGGCCCGGGCTGCGGAAGAGATCAGGGATACAGGGGACAGGATCCTGGACATTGCCGTGAAATACGGATATTCCTCACAGGAAGTATTGTCCAGGCAGTTCCGGGAGCAGTTCGGATGTACACCGGCTGCGTACCGCCGGAAACCGGTTCCGATTCCGCTTCAGACCCATAAACATGTACTGTTTCCTGACTATGATGAAAAGAGGATAAGGACTATGGAAGAATCGAGGCTTGCTGTCCGGGTGGAGCACATTCCCGCACATAAATACCTGGGAATATGGGAGGAAAAGACAGATAACTACTGCGACTTCTGGAAATACCATGACTGTGATACGGTAACCGGGTTTGTGACCAGCATGGACAAGATGGCCCATCCCATCGTTACCGCACATACGGCCGGATGGAAATGGATTGACGGAAAACGCATCTATTTCTATGGTACCGGTGTGCCGGAAGACTATGACGGACCGATTCCGGAAGGATTTGAGCTCCGGGAAATTCCCGCAAGCGACTATCTGGTGTTTTCCTATCCTGTGTTTGATTATATGACGGAAAACGTAGAAGTAATGGGTGCGGTGGAAAAACTGGCCTGGAACTTTGATCCCACCACAAAGGGCTATGTATGGAATGAAGGAGAATGTCCGGATTACCAGCGGCATTATCCGGAAGGATTGGGATATCAGGTGTTAAGGCCGGTAACCAAGCAGTCATGA
- a CDS encoding NADP-dependent isocitrate dehydrogenase: MSKIQMKTPLVEMDGDEMTRILWAGIKEQLLEPFVDLKTEYYDLGLKHRDETNDQVTIDSAKATLKYGVAVKCATITPNAQRVEEYNLKEMWKSPNGTIRAILDGTVFRAPIQVNGVHPTVRTWKKPITIARHAYGDVYKNTEMRVPGAGKAELVFTGEDGKEIRQTVFEFKGPGVLQGLHNLDASITSFAHSCFQYALSVKQDLWFSTKDTISKTYDHRFKDIFAELYENQYKEAFEKAGITYFYTLIDDAVARVVRSEGGFIWACKNYDGDVMSDMIATAFGSLAMMTSVLVSPNGQFEYEAAHGTVTRHYYRYLKGEETSTNPVATIFAWSGALRKRGEMDNLPDLQAFADKLEKATLDTINSGIMTKDLALLYEGEAKAVNSKEFLAAIRERLGA; the protein is encoded by the coding sequence ATGAGCAAAATACAGATGAAAACACCGCTGGTGGAGATGGACGGGGACGAAATGACACGGATCCTCTGGGCGGGGATAAAGGAACAGCTGCTGGAGCCCTTTGTGGACCTGAAAACTGAGTATTATGACCTGGGACTGAAGCACAGGGATGAAACAAACGACCAGGTTACGATCGACAGCGCGAAAGCGACGCTGAAATACGGCGTTGCAGTCAAGTGCGCCACGATTACTCCCAACGCCCAGCGGGTGGAGGAGTATAACCTGAAGGAAATGTGGAAGAGCCCCAACGGCACGATCCGTGCCATCCTGGACGGCACAGTGTTCCGTGCCCCGATCCAGGTTAACGGCGTTCATCCCACGGTACGGACCTGGAAGAAGCCCATCACAATTGCCCGTCATGCATACGGCGACGTGTACAAAAATACGGAAATGCGGGTGCCGGGCGCCGGCAAGGCAGAACTGGTATTCACCGGAGAAGACGGAAAGGAAATCCGCCAGACTGTCTTTGAATTCAAAGGCCCCGGTGTGCTGCAGGGACTGCATAACCTGGACGCGTCCATTACCTCCTTTGCTCACAGCTGCTTCCAGTACGCACTGAGCGTGAAGCAGGATCTGTGGTTCTCCACCAAAGACACAATCAGCAAGACCTATGACCACCGGTTCAAGGATATCTTCGCTGAACTGTATGAGAACCAGTATAAAGAAGCCTTTGAAAAGGCCGGGATTACCTATTTCTACACCCTGATCGATGACGCCGTGGCACGGGTGGTCCGCTCTGAGGGCGGATTTATCTGGGCATGCAAGAACTACGACGGCGACGTGATGAGCGATATGATCGCCACTGCCTTCGGTTCCCTGGCCATGATGACGTCTGTGCTTGTGAGCCCGAACGGACAGTTTGAGTATGAAGCTGCTCACGGTACTGTTACCCGGCATTATTACCGCTACCTGAAGGGAGAGGAAACCAGCACCAATCCCGTGGCTACGATTTTTGCCTGGAGCGGAGCACTGCGCAAGCGCGGCGAGATGGACAACCTGCCGGATCTGCAGGCTTTTGCTGACAAACTGGAGAAGGCCACGCTGGATACCATCAACAGCGGTATTATGACCAAGGACCTGGCGCTGCTGTATGAAGGAGAAGCAAAGGCGGTCAACAGCAAAGAGTTCCTGGCTGCCATCCGGGAAAGACTGGGAGCATGA